In Pseudomonadota bacterium, one genomic interval encodes:
- a CDS encoding pyridoxal phosphate-dependent aminotransferase, with amino-acid sequence MLSKRAEMLKPSPTLAITAKEKALKAEGLDIAGFGAGEPDFDTPDHIKQAGIKAINDNFTRYTPASGIDSLKDAVIEKFKRDNDLIYKRDEVIISCGGKHTLYNLFQTIFQEGDEVLIPVPYWVSYPPMVELAGAKPVFVETYENEDYQITEEMLKKYINKNTKGIILNYPSNPVGSIFYRENLEQIGKLAVENDFYIISDEIYEKLAYDEYVHMSIASMDPSFKEKTIICHGVSKTYAMTGWRIGFAAGPAPIIKAMGNIQSQSTSNPTSIAQMAAVAALNGPQDSIAVMVKEFKKRRDYLVDELKSIEGVTCYSPGGAFYVFPNFNAILGKNYKGKVIENSSIWTEVLLEGFHTAVVPGVEFGKEGYIRLSFATSMEVIQKGVERIKHAVALLK; translated from the coding sequence ATGTTATCCAAAAGAGCAGAGATGTTGAAACCATCGCCGACATTGGCAATTACCGCAAAGGAAAAGGCGCTCAAGGCAGAAGGTCTGGATATTGCCGGATTCGGAGCAGGTGAGCCGGATTTTGATACGCCTGATCATATAAAGCAGGCAGGAATAAAGGCGATTAATGATAATTTTACGAGATATACCCCAGCGTCAGGGATTGACTCGTTAAAAGATGCTGTTATTGAAAAATTCAAAAGAGATAATGATCTTATATATAAAAGGGATGAGGTTATAATATCCTGCGGGGGTAAACATACCCTGTATAATCTTTTTCAAACAATATTTCAGGAAGGCGATGAAGTGCTGATACCCGTTCCATACTGGGTCTCATACCCTCCTATGGTTGAGCTTGCAGGTGCAAAACCGGTCTTTGTTGAAACATATGAAAATGAAGACTATCAGATCACAGAAGAGATGCTGAAGAAATATATAAATAAAAATACGAAAGGGATAATCCTAAATTATCCTTCAAATCCTGTCGGCTCAATCTTTTATCGCGAAAATCTGGAACAGATAGGAAAACTGGCAGTTGAAAATGACTTTTATATTATCTCTGATGAGATTTATGAAAAGCTTGCCTATGATGAATATGTCCACATGAGCATTGCATCAATGGATCCTTCCTTTAAAGAAAAAACCATCATCTGCCACGGCGTCTCAAAAACATATGCAATGACAGGATGGAGAATCGGTTTTGCTGCCGGACCGGCGCCTATCATAAAGGCAATGGGTAATATTCAGAGCCAGAGCACGTCCAATCCCACATCAATTGCACAGATGGCCGCAGTTGCCGCACTGAACGGCCCCCAGGATAGTATTGCCGTAATGGTAAAAGAGTTTAAAAAGAGACGGGACTATCTTGTAGATGAATTAAAAAGCATTGAAGGTGTGACCTGTTATAGCCCGGGTGGCGCTTTTTATGTATTCCCCAATTTTAACGCCATACTTGGTAAAAATTATAAGGGCAAGGTAATCGAAAACTCTTCGATATGGACGGAAGTACTGCTTGAAGGATTTCACACAGCCGTGGTGCCGGGAGTAGAATTTGGCAAAGAAG
- a CDS encoding alpha/beta hydrolase, giving the protein MILKHSYEKPWLVLIHGLGVSERIWSAPSEEKIKFISFKTLLKQEKDAVSFVDRCDGQYNIASWTQAPFGVIDDAAAELKDLINNIESKEFVFIAHSRGGLVARRAIQRYGLRPRALICLATPHYGSRLADCVIKYMPLINMAVPTIEQNRASINELRTNAGFTLDINKPENFEHERHVPCFDICGDSPRYFDWGPINIIGSAQSFFGSRVIDEWRDGAGDGFVSIKSAKSPVTLEKHFYLLPVNHANILVNRTVFDTVSNILAKC; this is encoded by the coding sequence GTGATTCTTAAGCATTCATATGAAAAACCATGGCTGGTGCTCATCCACGGACTCGGGGTTTCGGAGAGGATCTGGTCTGCGCCCAGCGAAGAAAAGATAAAGTTTATCTCTTTCAAGACCTTGCTTAAGCAGGAAAAGGATGCAGTTTCCTTTGTCGACAGGTGCGATGGGCAGTATAATATCGCAAGCTGGACACAGGCTCCATTCGGCGTCATAGACGACGCTGCGGCAGAATTGAAGGATCTTATCAACAATATCGAAAGCAAGGAATTTGTATTTATTGCCCATTCACGGGGCGGACTCGTGGCAAGACGGGCTATTCAGCGATACGGCCTCCGGCCAAGAGCCCTGATCTGTCTTGCAACACCTCATTACGGAAGCAGACTTGCCGACTGTGTGATAAAATACATGCCTTTGATCAATATGGCAGTTCCAACTATAGAACAAAATAGGGCTTCTATTAATGAACTGCGCACTAATGCAGGATTCACCCTGGACATAAACAAACCGGAAAATTTTGAACATGAAAGACATGTACCTTGCTTTGATATATGCGGGGATTCCCCGCGTTATTTCGATTGGGGTCCTATAAACATAATCGGTTCCGCGCAATCTTTTTTCGGCAGCCGTGTAATTGATGAATGGAGAGATGGGGCAGGGGATGGTTTTGTATCGATAAAATCGGCTAAATCCCCGGTAACGCTTGAAAAGCATTTTTATCTGCTGCCGGTAAATCATGCAAATATCCTGGTTAACAGGACAGTATTCGATACTGTATCCAATATCCTGGCAAAATGTTAA